AACGTTATACGTAAGCTTGCAGCTTACATTATTCTTGGTATAAATAATGAAGGCAGAAAGGAAGTACTTTCTATAAATATTGGAGAAAATGAAAGCAGTAAATATTGGCTTAGTGCTCTCAATGAATTAAAAAATAGAGGTGTTCGAGATATCCTTATCCTTTGTGCAGACGGTCTTACAGGGATAAAGGAATCTATATCAGTAGCTTTTCCCAATACTGAATATCAACGTTGTATAGTTCATCAAGTAAGAAATACATTAAAGTATGTTGCTGATAAAGATAAAAAAGAATTTGCAAAAGATTTAAAAACTATATATCATGCACCTTCTGAGGAAATTGCATATAAGCAATTAGAAGAAATCACTGAAAAATGGGAAAAACATTATCCTAACTCAATGAAAAGCTGGAAATCAAATTGGGATGCTATTAGCCCTATTTTTAAGTTCTCTGCTGATGTAAGAAAAGTTATTTATACTACAAATGCAATCGAAAGTCTCAACAGCACATACCGTAGATTAAATAGACAAAGAACTGTATTTCCAAGCGATACATCACTTTTAAAAGCTTTATACCTTGCTACTTTTGAAGCTACAAAAAAATGGCGTTTGCCACTAAGAAATTGGGGTAAAGTGTACGGTGAATTATCCATTATGTATGAAGGACGACTTACTGAATAAAAAGCTTAATATGCCCAAAACGCCTGTTTTTAAAGGCGTTCTTGACATACATATTTTTAGAATGTATATTTAAAACAAGATAGAAAGTAACTTTTCTGACAATCTTGTCTTTTAAAACTTACCATAGAAAGTTATTTTACAGAAAGAATTTTACACGCTCACCAAAATAAAAAAGCACTAATATTATGTTGTTTCACAGCTTTCGTATATTGTTCATAAATAAATTTAGGCTATGTTTTAATACAGTGTTGAAATATAGTCTAATAAAAATTATAGGTGTGATTGTCTATCTAAATTCTCAAAATAAGAATATTCCTTTCCCTTGTTTTTGCATCCACTTTAATTTCAAATGAATTTAATGAATTATCCCAGAATATATCATTATTCATTAGATTATAGATAGTTTTTAATAACACTTATTATAACATAATTTACAAAACAGCACACATACTATATATACATTGGTTCTTTATTTTCCAAATCTTTAATTTTGATATACGAATGAGTTAACTATCTAGATTACAACCCATTTTTCTATTAAATATTCATTTTTAAACATTGATTTAAAGTATAGCCCAAATTTAAAAACCTATGCTAAAACTGTTGTTAAAGCATAGGTTTTCTTTTGCAAAATTGTATATGAATTTTATTTATTCTTCGTCTTCATCGTCATCTTCTAATTCATCCATTCTACCTGGAGTTGGTAAATTGAATTTAGTTATTACAAAATAGAATATTACGTAATAGATTACTGCATATATTATACCAATTACAATAAGAAGTATTGGTTTTGTTGATATTCCGAAATTTAATGCATAGTCTATAAACCCAGCAGAATATGTAAAACCTGAATGTATTCCAAGTGCAGAAGTTATCGCCATGGAAAGCCCTGTTAAGAAAGCATGTATAACATATAATACTGGTGCTAAGAACATAAAAAGAAATTCAACTGGTTCAGTTATACCTGTAAGAAATGTTGTAAAAGCTATTCCTAGAAGCATTCCTGTAACTTGTTTTCTGTTTTCCTTTTTAGCAGCTGCAATCATGGCAAAACATGCTGCTGGAAGTGCAAACATCATTATAGGGAAGAAACCAGTCATATATGTTCCGGCTGTTTTATCTAAAGCAAAGAATCTGTTTAAATCTCCAGTAACTATTTTACCTGAAGCAGTTTTAAAGGTTCCGAATTGAAACCAGAATAATGTATTTAAAACATTATGAAGTCCCATTGGTATAAATAATCTATTTAAAAATCCGTAAATAAAAGATCCAATAGGGCCTGCGTGAGCTACAGAGTTACCAAAAGTATTTATAACATGTTGAATAGCAGGCCAAACGATTCCTGAGATTATACCTAAAACTAAAGAACATAAAGATGTTATTATTGGAACAACACGTTTTCCACCAAAAAAGCTTAAATAATCTGGAAGCTTAGTGTCCTTAAATTTGTTATATAGAGCACCTGCTAAAATACCTATTATAATACCACCAAGTATTTCCATATTAATGTTTTTATTAAAGGATGTAGCAACACTTGTTAAAATATAATATCCAGCTGCAGCAGAAAGTCCAGCCACACCGTTATTATCTTCAGCAAAACCTATAGCAATTCCAATAGCAAATAGTATTGGTAGGTTATTAAAGATAGCTATTCCGGCAGCTAACATCCAAGATATATTAAGAACATCAGGTTGTCCCAATCTTAAAAGTAAGCCTGCAACAGGTAAAATTGCAATAGGAGTCATTAGTGATTTTCCGAGTTTTTGACAATATGCTAGTAGTGTGTTTTTTTCGTTCAAAATTAGAGTCCTCCTTAAAATATAGATAAAATAAATTTATTAATGCAAATATTATTAAGTCAAATTTGGCGCACTAAAAAAAGCTCAAAAAAGACTATCCTTTCTTAAGCTTTTGCCATGTCAAGCACGCTTATAGATAATATTATAGCATTAAAAAGAAAAATGTCAATATAATGGTTAAAAGGTAACGTTGTGTATAAAAAGCACATTAGTAACGTTTACAAATGTGGCATAATACTATATTTTTTGCATTTGTTTTATTAAATTATAAAAATAGTGCAATAAATAGAGAGACAATATCAAAAATAAATCATTGTGGAGTTGATAAATTTTTATTAGAGATATAAAATTATTGTGGTAATATTTTTAATGAAAGGAAATAAATATGAATAAGGCGATTTTTACTGGTATTTTAACTATAATAATTTTTAGCATTATTAGTACATTGTATTACAAAAATCCAAAGCAAGCATTAAAATCCATTGAGAGATATCCTGCAAAGCACAAATCGGCTACTAGAGAAAATACATCGACTAAAGTTCAATATTTAAAATTAAAGGGTTATAAGGGAAATTCAATAGAGGGAGGACATAGCATTATATTGAATCCAACAAAATAAAAATATTAAATGTATAAAGAAAAAATCCAACCGGGTATGGCTGGATTTTTAAATAAACTAGAATCTAAAATCTCTTTTTCCTTCTTCAATTTTTGTAAGACGTTCTCTTACTATTTCTCTTACTTTTTCATTAGGTATTTTATCAATATCTTCAGCGATAAGCGCCTCTCCATCTTTTTTTGTATCAGAAGAAGCATAATCTTCTAAGTATTCTTTAAGCGTCATTAATGCATTTGGACCACAGCAGTTTGCTATTTGTCCTGATTTAACAAGGCTCATAAAGCGGTCTCCAGTTCTTCCTTCACGATAGCAAGCAGTACAGAAACTTGGAATATACTTCATCTTTAAAAGCCAATCCACTATTTCATCAAGAGTACGATTATCATTAACATCAAATTGTGAAGAGTTTTCATCTTCCTTTTCAGGTTCAACATAACCACCAACACTTGTTCTAGAACCGCCACTTATTTGTGATATACCAAGTTCAAGTACTCTTTCACGAGTTTTTTTAGATTCACGTGTAGATACAATCATACCTGTATATGGAACAGAAATACGAATAATTGCCACA
The Clostridium felsineum DSM 794 DNA segment above includes these coding regions:
- a CDS encoding IS256 family transposase; translated protein: MNEGKRNIISALIDEYDIQSAEDIQEALKDLLGGTIQSMLEGEMDEHLGYEPYERAETTNSRNGKKQKRIRSKYGEMNIDVPQDRESSFEPKIVQKHQKDISGIEEKIISMYAKGLSTRQISEQIEDIYGFEVSEGMVSNITNKLLPEIEAWQHRPLSTVYPIVFIDAVHFSVRENNVIRKLAAYIILGINNEGRKEVLSINIGENESSKYWLSALNELKNRGVRDILILCADGLTGIKESISVAFPNTEYQRCIVHQVRNTLKYVADKDKKEFAKDLKTIYHAPSEEIAYKQLEEITEKWEKHYPNSMKSWKSNWDAISPIFKFSADVRKVIYTTNAIESLNSTYRRLNRQRTVFPSDTSLLKALYLATFEATKKWRLPLRNWGKVYGELSIMYEGRLTE